The Bacteriovorax sp. Seq25_V genome has a window encoding:
- the gcvH gene encoding glycine cleavage system protein GcvH: MANIPSNLKYTKEHEWASLNDGIVTVGITDFAQSSLGDIVFVELPAVGDDLDKDATFGVVESIKSASDLYSPVSGEVVEINEALVDSPDMLNATPYDSWMVKIKVSSSSEFDELLSDQDYAPLCEE, translated from the coding sequence ATGGCAAATATTCCTTCAAATCTAAAGTACACGAAAGAGCACGAGTGGGCATCGTTAAACGATGGAATCGTAACTGTAGGTATTACTGATTTCGCACAATCTTCTTTAGGAGACATCGTATTCGTTGAATTACCAGCTGTTGGTGATGATCTCGATAAAGATGCTACTTTTGGTGTAGTTGAATCAATTAAATCTGCAAGTGATTTATATTCTCCAGTAAGTGGTGAAGTTGTTGAAATCAACGAAGCACTTGTTGATTCACCAGATATGCTAAACGCAACTCCATATGACTCATGGATGGTAAAAATTAAAGTTAGTTCTTCAAGTGAATTTGATGAATTATTAAGTGATCAGGACTATGCTCCTCTTTGCGAAGAATAA
- the ruvC gene encoding crossover junction endodeoxyribonuclease RuvC — MKVLGIDPGSRKLGWAVVEVVGKKFKYIDSGVLRFDKIEELMDRLPVISKSLKELISIHAPNEIALESLIYVKNVTSLAKLAQARGAAIAGVSEKYQGKIFEYAPNKIKSTVAGHGHANKESLDKVLKMMFGDIKFTTNDESDALAIAICHGMNIGQSILNTGKKHYSKGRSLKDVFKKVK, encoded by the coding sequence ATGAAAGTTTTAGGTATTGATCCTGGTTCTCGCAAGCTCGGTTGGGCAGTTGTGGAAGTCGTAGGTAAGAAATTCAAATATATTGATTCTGGAGTTCTTCGCTTTGATAAGATCGAAGAGCTAATGGATCGTCTACCCGTGATTTCTAAATCTCTCAAGGAGCTTATAAGTATTCACGCACCAAATGAAATAGCTCTTGAGTCGCTTATCTATGTAAAGAATGTGACATCTCTTGCAAAACTTGCGCAGGCAAGGGGAGCGGCCATTGCAGGTGTAAGCGAAAAGTATCAAGGTAAAATTTTTGAATATGCGCCAAATAAGATCAAGTCAACTGTAGCTGGTCACGGGCATGCCAACAAAGAGAGTCTTGATAAGGTTTTAAAGATGATGTTTGGTGATATTAAATTTACGACGAATGACGAATCTGATGCTTTAGCAATTGCGATTTGTCACGGAATGAATATCGGTCAATCAATTCTTAATACTGGAAAAAAGCATTATTCAAAAGGAAGATCCCTTAAAGACGTATTTAAAAAGGTAAAATAA
- the gcvT gene encoding glycine cleavage system aminomethyltransferase GcvT: MLKTSLHDEHLALGAKMAEFAGFDMPIQYSSVKNEVLAVRNNVGVFDVSHMGEFFVTGSDAVKFVDYIMTNDFAGAEIGKAVYSPLCRDNGTVIDDLIAYKLVANKVLICVNASNIQKDWAWISSKTEGFDINLENHSENYSLIAVQGPKTEEALSKLGLASVSKASYYSAYEDTLNGDALILARTGYTGEDGFEIFGSHDAIKRIWKSLLANGVEPCGLASRDVLRLEVCYPLYGHELSDEITPLDAALKWTTKLNKESFIAKAALTTYEPKFQLVKLSLDKGIPREGYEVLDDTNTVIGKVTSGTMSVVLEKGICLALIEKNKVPADKKFKIQIRKNILEANYHTKPFISGGHK, translated from the coding sequence ATGCTTAAGACATCACTACATGATGAACACTTAGCTCTTGGTGCAAAGATGGCTGAATTCGCCGGATTTGACATGCCAATTCAATACAGTAGCGTGAAAAACGAAGTACTTGCAGTTAGAAATAACGTTGGTGTTTTTGATGTTTCACACATGGGTGAATTTTTTGTTACCGGAAGTGATGCTGTAAAGTTTGTTGATTATATTATGACAAACGATTTTGCTGGCGCTGAAATTGGGAAGGCCGTTTATTCTCCTCTATGTCGCGACAACGGCACAGTAATTGATGATTTAATCGCATACAAGCTTGTAGCTAATAAAGTTCTCATTTGCGTAAATGCTTCAAACATCCAAAAAGATTGGGCGTGGATCAGCTCTAAGACAGAAGGTTTTGATATAAATTTAGAGAATCATTCTGAAAACTATTCATTAATAGCTGTGCAAGGGCCAAAGACAGAGGAAGCCCTATCTAAGCTTGGACTAGCTTCAGTTTCTAAAGCAAGCTATTACAGCGCATACGAAGACACTCTAAATGGAGACGCCCTTATCCTAGCTCGTACCGGTTACACGGGTGAAGATGGTTTCGAAATTTTTGGAAGTCACGATGCAATCAAGAGAATCTGGAAGTCTTTGTTAGCAAATGGAGTTGAACCATGTGGCCTTGCCTCTCGTGATGTTCTAAGACTTGAAGTTTGCTATCCTCTCTATGGGCATGAGTTAAGTGACGAAATAACTCCTCTTGATGCTGCTCTTAAGTGGACGACTAAGTTAAATAAAGAAAGCTTTATTGCTAAAGCTGCATTAACTACTTATGAACCAAAATTTCAACTTGTAAAACTTTCACTTGATAAGGGAATACCAAGAGAAGGTTACGAAGTATTAGATGACACTAATACAGTTATTGGAAAAGTAACTTCAGGGACAATGTCTGTTGTTCTTGAAAAAGGAATCTGTCTTGCTCTTATTGAAAAGAACAAGGTGCCTGCTGATAAAAAATTTAAAATTCAAATCAGAAAAAATATTCTCGAAGCAAATTATCATACAAAACCATTCATAAGCGGAGGGCACAAGTAA
- a CDS encoding bifunctional 5,10-methylenetetrahydrofolate dehydrogenase/5,10-methenyltetrahydrofolate cyclohydrolase, producing the protein MTEILYAKPAIDAELEALKSRTAKIKQEHGVIPTLRVILVGNDPGSIIYTNSKKKFCEKIGADCEIIKLDESVEEKVFLSEVDKLNKDMNVHAVLIQLPLPKHLSHIDTTNLVLPSKDVDGFHSENISRLYRNDKSETGLVPCTPKGILTLAKHYNFNFASKNVVIIGRSLIVGKPLSLLLTNLDATVTLAHSKTHNLKDLCLRADIIISACGKPKFLTSDYFRTDQSQIVIDVGINRLPNGTVCGDCDFDSIKDQLSAITPVPKGVGPMTIFSVAQNLLHALENSL; encoded by the coding sequence ATGACAGAAATACTTTACGCAAAACCAGCAATTGACGCCGAGCTAGAAGCTCTTAAATCTCGCACGGCCAAAATTAAACAAGAACACGGTGTGATTCCAACACTGAGGGTTATTCTTGTTGGTAATGATCCGGGAAGTATCATCTACACCAATAGCAAAAAGAAATTCTGTGAAAAGATTGGTGCCGACTGCGAAATCATTAAACTCGATGAGTCCGTTGAAGAAAAAGTTTTCCTTTCAGAAGTAGACAAACTAAATAAAGATATGAACGTTCATGCGGTATTAATTCAGCTACCACTTCCAAAACATCTTTCACATATCGACACAACAAATTTAGTTTTACCGTCAAAAGATGTCGATGGTTTTCATAGTGAGAATATTTCTCGTTTATACAGAAATGATAAAAGTGAAACAGGGCTCGTCCCATGTACACCAAAAGGAATTCTCACCCTCGCAAAGCACTACAATTTCAACTTTGCTTCTAAGAATGTTGTAATTATTGGTAGAAGCCTTATTGTTGGCAAACCTCTTTCTTTGCTCCTTACAAATCTCGACGCAACAGTAACTCTAGCACACTCTAAAACACATAATCTCAAAGACTTATGTTTGAGGGCAGATATCATCATCTCTGCTTGTGGCAAGCCTAAGTTTCTAACTTCTGATTATTTTAGAACTGACCAGTCACAGATTGTGATCGATGTTGGAATTAATCGACTACCAAATGGCACAGTGTGTGGAGATTGCGACTTTGACAGTATCAAGGATCAGCTATCTGCGATAACTCCAGTACCAAAGGGAGTTGGGCCAATGACCATTTTCTCAGTTGCTCAAAATCTTTTACATGCTTTAGAAAATAGCCTATAA
- the ruvA gene encoding Holliday junction branch migration protein RuvA: MIGLIQGEVIFSDGNEIILLTNSGIGHQIYFQHVLPEGSRAAIFISHIVREASEELFGFRSLREKKMFELLTTVKGVGPKSAFSLVSCLGVASIVDAVLFDNKKTLQKAPGVGAKAASQMILDLSGKVSKIKMYSPKIFTAKAMTTIGIEEGAKISFEYDESETEEPAVVAVYDEVILKDTLLACKELGFKEDKITPLAQRILSENQITRAEQLVHLVLKEV, from the coding sequence ATGATTGGTTTAATACAAGGTGAAGTCATATTTAGTGATGGAAACGAAATAATATTGTTAACAAATTCAGGAATTGGACATCAGATATACTTTCAGCATGTTCTACCTGAGGGATCACGTGCAGCTATCTTCATTTCACACATTGTGAGAGAAGCAAGTGAAGAGCTTTTTGGTTTTAGATCACTTAGAGAAAAGAAAATGTTTGAGTTACTAACGACAGTAAAAGGAGTTGGTCCAAAGTCAGCGTTTTCTCTAGTTTCATGTTTGGGAGTTGCATCTATTGTTGATGCGGTTCTGTTCGATAATAAAAAGACACTGCAAAAAGCGCCCGGTGTTGGAGCAAAAGCTGCAAGCCAGATGATTCTTGACCTCAGTGGAAAAGTCTCAAAAATAAAAATGTACTCACCGAAAATCTTTACAGCGAAGGCCATGACCACTATTGGAATTGAAGAAGGTGCAAAAATCTCTTTTGAGTATGATGAGTCGGAGACTGAGGAGCCAGCTGTTGTCGCAGTTTATGATGAAGTGATTTTAAAAGATACCTTACTTGCATGTAAGGAATTAGGGTTTAAGGAAGATAAGATTACGCCTCTTGCGCAAAGAATTTTATCTGAAAATCAGATAACAAGAGCGGAGCAGTTGGTTCATCTTGTATTAAAAGAGGTTTAA
- a CDS encoding exodeoxyribonuclease VII small subunit: MAKFNFEASMESLENIVKGLETGELSLDESIKNFEQGAKIYKDCKKYLGEVEKKVQVLTDSLEESALDD; the protein is encoded by the coding sequence ATGGCAAAGTTTAATTTCGAAGCATCTATGGAGTCACTTGAAAATATTGTGAAAGGTTTAGAAACAGGTGAGCTTTCTCTTGATGAGAGTATCAAAAACTTTGAACAGGGTGCTAAGATTTACAAAGATTGTAAGAAGTATCTTGGTGAAGTTGAGAAAAAAGTTCAAGTGCTAACAGATAGTTTAGAAGAGTCAGCACTTGATGATTAG
- a CDS encoding PaaI family thioesterase, with amino-acid sequence MNIWFKENLDLDAINKFNKNTLVEHLEISITAIDENSLTGTMPVKPTTHQPFGVLHGGASCVLAESLGSIASNLCVDNKTHFCVGLEINANHVRPVSSGLVTGKASIIHLGKTTHIWDIKITNEEGKLVCISRLTMAVVEKK; translated from the coding sequence ATGAATATTTGGTTCAAAGAGAACTTAGATCTGGATGCTATAAACAAATTCAACAAAAACACTCTGGTTGAGCATCTTGAAATAAGCATCACCGCTATTGATGAAAACTCACTAACGGGAACGATGCCTGTAAAGCCGACTACTCATCAACCTTTTGGTGTTCTTCATGGTGGGGCAAGCTGCGTCCTAGCTGAAAGCTTAGGCAGTATTGCCTCCAACCTCTGTGTTGATAATAAAACACATTTCTGTGTTGGCCTAGAAATCAACGCTAATCATGTTCGCCCAGTCTCAAGCGGTCTTGTTACGGGAAAGGCTTCAATAATTCACCTAGGGAAAACAACTCATATATGGGATATTAAAATTACAAATGAAGAAGGAAAGCTTGTTTGTATATCAAGGCTAACGATGGCCGTAGTCGAGAAGAAGTAA
- a CDS encoding amidohydrolase family protein encodes MKRILFILSVVATLSSCSLLYGKLGGDYTHGPQEVESTLSPEAKKLVEDSFKGIDPSKLIDQHVHLVGLGKGGTGIEVNKRMRMWWKHLGKYNRFNVYKSASGIKHEENADREYVERLVSLVKYFPVKIHSYIFAFDRHYNEDGTPNEEHTEFYVPNEYVVKVAKEFPKYFSPVVSVHPYRKDALVELEKWGKQGVKFVKWLPNAMGMDPAKESNIRFYKMMKKYGMTLISHAGEEKAVEGDKYQELGNPLKLRLPLDLGLKVVIAHMASRGPCLDYDNNNAMIDCSKLFWRMFDNKKYEKNLFSETSSLLIYERIGEPLNEVIERTDVHHRIGYGSDYPLPGINWIYRTNVMEDMGYINEKERELLNEIYGYNPLLFHFVALRTVKHPKTGQKLGLEAFHYPKGL; translated from the coding sequence ATGAAAAGGATATTATTTATTTTATCAGTCGTAGCGACATTGAGCTCGTGTTCACTTCTTTATGGTAAACTTGGTGGTGACTATACTCATGGGCCACAAGAGGTTGAATCAACGCTTTCACCTGAAGCAAAGAAACTTGTGGAAGATTCATTCAAAGGAATTGATCCATCTAAGCTTATTGATCAGCATGTTCATCTGGTAGGACTCGGTAAAGGTGGCACGGGAATAGAAGTTAATAAACGCATGAGAATGTGGTGGAAGCATCTTGGTAAGTATAACCGTTTTAATGTATATAAATCAGCCTCAGGCATTAAACACGAAGAGAATGCAGACCGTGAGTATGTTGAAAGACTTGTGTCTCTAGTTAAATATTTTCCTGTTAAGATTCACTCATATATTTTTGCATTTGATCGTCATTACAATGAAGATGGGACACCTAATGAAGAGCACACTGAATTCTATGTACCAAACGAATATGTAGTAAAAGTTGCAAAAGAATTCCCAAAATATTTCTCTCCTGTAGTATCAGTACACCCGTATAGGAAGGATGCGCTTGTTGAACTTGAGAAGTGGGGAAAGCAAGGAGTTAAATTTGTAAAGTGGCTTCCAAATGCCATGGGAATGGACCCCGCAAAAGAGAGTAATATTCGATTTTATAAGATGATGAAAAAATATGGAATGACTTTAATCTCGCACGCAGGTGAAGAAAAGGCTGTTGAGGGTGATAAGTATCAAGAGCTAGGAAATCCACTAAAGCTGAGACTTCCTCTTGATCTCGGTCTGAAGGTTGTTATCGCACACATGGCAAGTCGTGGTCCATGTTTAGATTATGATAACAATAATGCAATGATCGATTGCTCAAAATTGTTTTGGCGAATGTTTGATAATAAGAAATATGAAAAGAATTTATTCTCTGAGACTTCATCACTTTTAATTTATGAAAGAATAGGTGAGCCATTAAATGAAGTAATCGAAAGAACAGATGTTCACCACAGAATTGGATACGGGAGTGACTACCCACTTCCTGGAATTAATTGGATCTATAGAACCAATGTAATGGAAGACATGGGATATATTAACGAAAAAGAAAGAGAGCTCTTAAATGAGATTTATGGTTACAACCCTCTTCTTTTCCACTTTGTAGCACTAAGAACTGTAAAGCATCCTAAAACAGGTCAAAAGCTTGGTTTAGAGGCATTTCACTACCCGAAAGGATTATAA
- the ruvB gene encoding Holliday junction branch migration DNA helicase RuvB, translating to MSRLFDADFEDDNEVKKEILLRPENFKEYIGQKRIVQNIDVMVTSAKMRNQSMDHVLLSGPPGLGKTSLAMIISKALESELHVISGPAIEKKGDLAAILTNLGPRDVLFIDEIHRMHVSVEEILYSAMEDYRLDIVIGDGAAARTMQIDIAPFTLIGATTRSGLLSNPLRDRFMAHLHFDFYQSDELAQIITNNAKKLKITVEEHATLKMAKCARGTPRIANRILRRVRDFAVVRESDLVTEEDVSKSLEMMEIDPNGLDRMDRKILEVIRDYYSGGPVGIEALCATLSEDRTTIEDVYEPYLLKEGFLIRTPRGREISEKAREILNA from the coding sequence GTGTCGAGATTATTTGATGCTGATTTTGAAGATGATAACGAAGTAAAAAAAGAAATTCTTTTACGTCCTGAAAACTTTAAAGAATATATCGGACAAAAGAGAATCGTTCAAAATATTGATGTAATGGTAACTTCGGCCAAGATGAGAAATCAATCGATGGACCATGTTCTTCTTTCTGGTCCCCCTGGACTTGGGAAGACATCACTTGCGATGATCATCTCAAAAGCATTAGAAAGTGAATTACATGTAATATCTGGACCAGCAATTGAAAAGAAGGGTGACCTTGCGGCTATCCTCACAAATCTCGGGCCAAGAGATGTTCTATTTATTGATGAGATACATCGTATGCATGTATCTGTTGAAGAAATTCTTTATTCCGCGATGGAGGATTATCGTCTTGATATTGTTATTGGTGACGGAGCAGCGGCTCGTACCATGCAAATTGATATAGCACCATTTACGCTAATTGGTGCAACCACAAGATCTGGTCTTTTATCAAATCCACTTCGTGACCGATTCATGGCACACCTTCATTTTGATTTTTATCAAAGTGACGAACTTGCTCAGATCATAACAAATAATGCGAAGAAATTGAAAATAACAGTTGAAGAGCACGCAACGCTAAAAATGGCAAAGTGTGCGAGAGGAACGCCTCGTATCGCAAATAGAATTCTTAGACGAGTGAGAGATTTTGCTGTTGTTCGCGAATCTGATCTTGTGACAGAAGAAGATGTTAGTAAGAGTTTGGAGATGATGGAAATCGATCCAAACGGCCTTGATCGAATGGATAGAAAAATCCTTGAAGTTATTAGGGATTACTATAGCGGGGGTCCTGTTGGTATCGAAGCACTATGTGCGACTTTATCTGAAGATAGAACAACGATTGAAGATGTTTACGAACCGTATCTTTTGAAAGAAGGTTTTTTAATAAGAACACCAAGAGGACGTGAGATCTCTGAAAAGGCGAGAGAAATTTTAAATGCATAA
- a CDS encoding energy transducer TonB, with product MINHKRNLKKVIILSGLLSFLFHISLMPFKLDLKKIVEFTKDKEPERIKLVFRDSKNKIKQMVETQKSNSQIEKDAQYFSDSNNSFVKQMKAKNVGKMNKAGKGNSEIDSKQAQAQKESIDKKISKSLKKKKNGKVSFKDFSFSPSKKKSYKNMERVKGIENGDINSRGVAQSNDYLEEVPLGDMTALNTKEHVYYGFYYRIKLKLEQHWGSTLQAKMESLYKRKGRFPASDKYITSIKVELDQMGQIINIRVKGSSGVEELDSAAIESFNKAGPFPNPPKGMIKNGRASIEWGFAVTNS from the coding sequence GTGATAAATCACAAAAGAAATTTAAAGAAAGTTATAATATTAAGTGGTCTACTTTCTTTCTTATTTCATATTTCACTAATGCCCTTCAAGCTAGATTTAAAGAAAATTGTAGAGTTTACGAAGGATAAAGAGCCTGAGCGCATTAAGCTGGTATTTAGAGACTCCAAAAATAAGATCAAGCAAATGGTCGAGACGCAAAAGAGTAATTCTCAGATTGAAAAGGACGCGCAGTATTTTAGTGACTCTAATAATTCATTTGTAAAACAAATGAAGGCAAAGAATGTCGGCAAGATGAATAAGGCCGGTAAAGGGAATTCTGAGATTGATTCAAAACAAGCCCAGGCCCAGAAAGAGAGCATCGATAAAAAAATTTCTAAAAGTTTGAAAAAGAAGAAAAACGGGAAGGTCTCTTTTAAAGATTTCTCATTCTCACCATCTAAGAAGAAGTCATATAAAAATATGGAGAGAGTTAAAGGTATCGAAAATGGAGATATCAACTCACGAGGTGTTGCGCAGTCAAATGACTATCTCGAAGAAGTTCCTCTGGGAGATATGACAGCACTAAATACTAAAGAACATGTTTACTATGGATTTTATTACAGAATCAAATTGAAGTTAGAGCAGCATTGGGGATCTACTCTTCAAGCAAAGATGGAAAGCCTTTATAAGCGTAAGGGAAGATTTCCGGCTTCTGATAAGTATATTACAAGCATCAAGGTTGAGCTCGATCAAATGGGGCAGATCATAAATATTCGTGTAAAAGGTTCAAGTGGAGTTGAAGAGCTTGATAGTGCAGCTATTGAGTCATTTAATAAGGCCGGACCATTCCCTAATCCTCCAAAAGGTATGATTAAAAATGGTCGTGCTTCAATTGAGTGGGGATTTGCAGTTACAAATTCATAA
- a CDS encoding group 1 truncated hemoglobin, translating to MNSGYNRVYSVIVNLYEELCDHPEIAVHFIGIDIDRLIKLQTQFVSRALGYDVEYTGRPLYRAHHPLKITDFQYEEVDKIFARLFLKHGFSEDDAKKIKECLIQVRPAIVSSKWSLIDQIVKPFYSVINYFENILRKRKAID from the coding sequence ATGAACTCCGGCTACAATCGTGTCTATTCTGTTATCGTCAATCTCTATGAAGAACTTTGTGATCACCCTGAAATTGCGGTTCACTTCATTGGAATCGATATAGATCGCTTGATAAAACTACAAACTCAGTTTGTTTCTCGTGCACTCGGGTACGATGTTGAATATACAGGAAGGCCTCTCTATCGTGCACATCATCCACTTAAGATTACAGATTTTCAGTATGAAGAAGTTGATAAGATTTTTGCACGTTTATTTTTAAAGCATGGCTTCTCAGAAGACGATGCAAAAAAAATTAAGGAATGCTTAATTCAAGTGAGACCAGCAATTGTTAGTTCTAAATGGTCGCTGATAGATCAGATTGTTAAGCCTTTCTATTCCGTCATTAACTACTTTGAAAATATCCTACGAAAAAGAAAGGCGATTGATTAA
- a CDS encoding penicillin-binding protein 1A yields MKKILGRILILSSFVTLVGGLAVFLVITYFSLSLPKIANLADYRPPIKSQILSKDGVVLAEIGLEDRDIVEFKDIPKSITDAFLSAEDSGFYEHTGVDYLGVMRAMIANLKAGRVVQGGSTITQQVAKSLLLSRERSITRKIKDFLLAQKIEKRFTKEEILFLYLNQVYLGGGYYGVKAAFRGYFEKDLSEATVAESALVAGLLVAPGKYSPYVNPIYAKKRQSYVLGRMYANEKITKQEYEDALKEKIKYRLRKPAPFKAGYFTEHVRQVVVDMVGNDEFLQNGFKVTTTLDYELQERAEKEIAEGAREIDQRQGYKGPLRKVDLATFEEGFEKFRKELYESKSLYFTLSEDNQREYEITYKVDEAKQIIDAQKEVRAKFYSSRYQPGYIEDDQLLSNLDKQSLYEAVVVGVDDSARVIYVSIAGVTGIIPYSEFRWAHERVIQEERQFFPYVTKPSSILSKGDVVLVKIKKMKTTLLEESWSAFKDNIQKSKDYKTISEQSYVQCSLEQEPEVQAALLSVNPHNGEIVSLVGGTDFEKSKFNRALQSKRQPGSSFKPLLFAAGLENGYTPSTIILDTPEALGGNDESLNWKPRNYDGGFKGPMTFRESLEHSRNIPTIKMTLDLGMTKVFDFLNRIGFDAEMPKDLSIALGSFGVTLLEMVESYSIFPNGGKKITPKFITSIIDRDGKEYVYELNKTAEPNTEGVAKEEEKQEVVKEEVSAQIEIPSELQEEKNPYQEHLNEQQLYDVRLSYLMTNLLKGVIQNGTGRGGKWVSNFIGGKTGTTNSYVDAWFLGFSQNIVTGVWTGFDDNKTMGWGETGSKSALPIWAAYMKDSIRKYGESDFKVPLGIINVYVDKKTGKAINDERNGFLESFVEGTEPGSKQENSFFKKQQATGPSTEIFEDDEYFNNQ; encoded by the coding sequence ATGAAAAAAATACTTGGAAGAATTTTAATACTTTCTTCGTTTGTAACCCTTGTTGGCGGATTAGCCGTATTTCTTGTTATTACTTACTTTTCATTAAGTTTACCAAAGATCGCAAATCTTGCAGATTATAGGCCACCGATAAAGTCGCAAATATTATCTAAGGATGGTGTAGTTCTTGCGGAAATTGGACTTGAGGATAGAGACATTGTCGAGTTTAAGGATATTCCAAAGTCTATTACAGACGCATTCCTTTCAGCAGAGGATTCTGGTTTCTATGAGCACACAGGTGTTGATTATCTTGGGGTAATGAGAGCTATGATCGCCAATCTAAAAGCTGGCCGTGTAGTTCAAGGTGGGTCTACGATTACACAACAGGTTGCAAAATCACTTTTACTCTCGCGCGAAAGGTCTATTACAAGAAAAATTAAAGACTTCTTACTTGCTCAAAAAATTGAAAAGAGATTTACGAAAGAAGAAATTTTATTCTTATATCTTAATCAAGTTTATCTCGGTGGCGGATACTATGGAGTTAAAGCAGCTTTTAGGGGATACTTTGAAAAAGATTTAAGCGAAGCAACAGTTGCAGAGTCTGCTTTAGTCGCAGGTCTTCTTGTTGCTCCTGGAAAATATTCACCATATGTTAATCCAATCTATGCAAAAAAGCGTCAATCATATGTTCTTGGCCGTATGTATGCGAATGAGAAAATAACGAAGCAAGAATATGAGGATGCCCTCAAAGAAAAAATTAAATACCGTCTAAGAAAGCCGGCACCATTTAAGGCTGGATACTTTACAGAACATGTTCGCCAGGTCGTCGTTGACATGGTTGGGAATGATGAATTTTTACAAAATGGTTTTAAAGTTACAACAACTTTGGATTATGAGCTCCAAGAAAGAGCTGAGAAAGAAATCGCTGAAGGCGCACGTGAAATTGATCAGAGACAAGGTTATAAAGGACCACTTCGTAAGGTTGACCTTGCAACGTTTGAAGAAGGCTTCGAAAAATTCAGAAAGGAACTATATGAAAGTAAGTCTCTCTATTTTACTTTAAGCGAAGATAATCAAAGAGAGTACGAAATTACTTATAAAGTCGATGAGGCAAAACAAATTATCGATGCACAAAAAGAGGTGAGGGCAAAGTTTTATAGTTCTCGCTATCAACCAGGCTATATCGAGGATGATCAACTTCTTTCAAATTTAGATAAACAAAGTCTTTATGAAGCTGTTGTTGTCGGTGTTGACGATTCAGCACGCGTTATTTATGTCTCAATTGCTGGAGTGACGGGAATTATTCCTTACTCTGAATTTCGTTGGGCCCACGAAAGAGTCATCCAAGAAGAAAGACAATTTTTTCCATACGTAACAAAGCCTTCTTCAATATTGAGTAAAGGTGACGTGGTGTTAGTTAAAATTAAGAAAATGAAAACTACGTTACTAGAAGAATCATGGAGCGCTTTCAAAGACAATATTCAAAAGTCAAAAGATTATAAAACAATTAGTGAGCAGTCATATGTTCAGTGTTCGTTAGAGCAGGAGCCAGAGGTTCAGGCCGCACTTTTATCTGTTAATCCACATAATGGAGAGATTGTTTCTCTCGTTGGAGGTACAGACTTTGAAAAGAGTAAATTCAATCGTGCACTTCAATCAAAAAGACAGCCAGGGTCATCATTTAAACCACTACTTTTTGCTGCCGGTTTAGAAAATGGTTACACCCCATCAACAATTATTTTAGACACACCTGAAGCTCTAGGTGGAAATGATGAAAGTTTGAACTGGAAGCCTAGAAATTACGATGGTGGTTTCAAAGGTCCAATGACGTTTAGAGAATCTTTGGAACATAGTAGAAATATTCCGACAATTAAGATGACTCTTGATTTAGGAATGACAAAAGTTTTTGACTTCTTAAATCGTATTGGTTTCGATGCGGAAATGCCGAAAGACTTATCTATTGCACTTGGATCTTTTGGAGTTACGTTACTTGAGATGGTTGAGTCATATTCAATTTTTCCCAATGGTGGAAAGAAGATTACTCCAAAATTTATTACATCTATAATTGATAGAGATGGAAAAGAGTATGTCTATGAATTAAACAAGACAGCAGAACCGAACACAGAAGGTGTAGCTAAAGAAGAAGAAAAGCAAGAAGTTGTAAAAGAAGAAGTATCAGCACAAATAGAAATACCTTCTGAACTCCAGGAAGAGAAAAATCCATATCAAGAGCATCTCAATGAGCAGCAGCTTTACGATGTTCGTCTAAGTTATCTTATGACGAACTTGTTAAAGGGTGTTATTCAAAATGGAACAGGTCGTGGCGGTAAATGGGTAAGTAACTTTATTGGTGGAAAAACTGGAACAACTAATAGTTATGTTGATGCATGGTTTTTGGGATTTTCACAAAATATCGTTACTGGTGTATGGACTGGATTCGATGATAACAAGACAATGGGCTGGGGGGAGACTGGATCGAAGTCTGCTCTACCAATATGGGCCGCATATATGAAAGATAGTATTCGTAAATATGGGGAAAGTGACTTCAAAGTTCCACTTGGAATCATCAATGTCTATGTTGATAAGAAAACTGGAAAGGCCATTAATGATGAGAGAAATGGTTTCCTTGAGTCTTTTGTCGAAGGGACAGAGCCAGGCTCAAAGCAGGAAAACTCATTCTTCAAAAAACAGCAGGCAACTGGGCCAAGTACTGAAATTTTCGAAGATGATGAGTACTTTAATAATCAGTAA